The Bicyclus anynana chromosome 12, ilBicAnyn1.1, whole genome shotgun sequence genomic interval aattgagctacaacactgagtgcacacatgcacaattttgtctttaataggGATCATGACACTTTTttcaaattgtacataaattaagagtatgctaatagtaaagcaattttgtaaaaggaacaggttaactgcgatcattactttcggagctacagggatttaaacggtcagatttgcggcgctgccgcggatccctgaaaagcgctccatacaaaatggcacaaactaatgacgtcgtaggcaatgatcgttagatttgtatgtgcgttcaaacaaaattactaatatctttgttatttgtgcgtttatgtttatagttcacatattaaaaaatgtgacatttaatgtaagcaagctaaaactgtatgaattttcttctaattacgataaaatatttttaatagattttgaaaattttataatctcatttattttgcaaatatccagacaatattcgctttttatgtataatttttttaacattgaccctatttactcgaatgtatcataaaaatcaatatatccaaacctagtcatcatccccattccattatatatttatgtatatatagtttttacacttcctgaacacacaactcgacattgtagacgatatttaggtattatttgtttaaataacgttcgttgttgaccacaacattgagttgtgtataaatttcctcttttgagcgcctaaTTTTTCATGGGCTAGTAAcaaatctaacagtatttaatatcattgggtaTTTTTGTAACCGAATGCGAAAGCCGAGTCATGATGACTACGTAAGCTGGAGTGATATTGCTGTGTGTTTTTTAAAAGCCAGCCTTAAGCCAGCTTTCATCAGTCAGtgttgtcacttaacatcaaatgaGATCGTATTCAAAGACTACTTTATTCTagcctattaatattataaacgcaaaagtttgtatgtatgtatgtttttttggatttttgttactctttaacgccgctactactaaagcgatttggctgaatttggaatgaaaatagattttactctggattaacacttaggctactttttatcccgaaaaaatccatggatccctgAGATTTGCgcaaacctgatgattttgatggtatgaatattTGTGACTCTTTCAGGCCTCGGTTACTGAACTGAATCACCTGagatttgaagtagagatagatctggattaacacataggatacttttcatcccggaaaaatccatggttcctgcgagaGATTgcgaaactgaattccacacggacgaagtcgcaggcgtccgctagtcattcaataaaaaataaaattgctagCATGCAGAAAGAAAATACAATAGTAAATGGGAAATTAAATACTGATTCTTTTTCCTAGACATTTTCAGTACAAATTTTCAGTTGGGAGTTGGAAACTTGGTGGTGATAGATACACTcgcgtgcctcggagagcacgttaagccgtcgattTCAGTCATTAACTTCAACATCTGATAGAGATAAAGTAATACATTATCGCGCTAAGTCCGCCAACTCGCATTAGAGCAGCATGGTGATTCAAAGCTCTATATCCGTCGCCTATAAGGAAGTGggctatacttataataaaactgtaacaggtaaaattctgtacattgaagatattttgaaaattttagttggagggcatAATATAATCGattaatcgatactgaagccaaaaaggagtgaaatagaggttgaaagcgTTTCCACGCaagcgaagtcgcgggcgtcagctagttttaatactaaaaataaatcacaTTCACCCATCCAAATATGAGCTTGAGTTAAAGTTGCTCATACTCAACTCATAACTAGGCCGCGTCAGCTATTGACGCTTCTCTCactgataataataactttaaggAAACCTACTTTAAAGTCCGGATAAACTCTCACAAACTTATAACTGACTTTTGCATTTTCCTAAGAGATTTTTCTCGGCTGAAATTAGATTTTCGATTCTTGAAATCCATTTCTATTTTACAGTACGCCTTTGTGAGTTTAAAaaattgagatattttttttttctaatacttttatacatatgtatagtcagatgcaatctttatgacgtatccgaacatcgtgcgttaagctgcgcagtacaagattttaggtatcacccGTTACGCAGTGACGAGGCGGCAGGGCACCTCGCACGCATTTCTGTATGACCTACGAATAGGGTCACCCACATCTTATTTCGGAGATGCCATAaaaattgcatccgactatacctaTTGTTATGTTCGAAGATTTGAAATGAAACACTTGATGACTCGTAtgagactttattccactccttaaTCCGAGCATCAATACACGTGTCTTCCAAACGTACGCAATTCGTTAtccaaaatcgtagccgagtttACTATcgttcacttgtatcgctggtaTCACTTGATGTTACTCCACTTCGTTCCGAAGTTAAACTGCTCCGAGCGTCACGTCCGTCGCGTATTTTTTTACCTGTGAAAATGATTCTAGACCATTCTGGGAATGCCTCCACGGGTGTGAATTCCACGAAATTcgacaaaaacaataacaaaagattGTAAGCAACTAAGATGGTAAACAACTATATGGGTGAGTGATGGGTATGTTATGAGCCTTATGTCTGTAGTAATAGGGTTCTCCGTAACACTATACGGACTTGCAGCAGTGAGCAAGCACGTTATTTTACTACTGATATGGAGTTACTCTTGATTCCCATTGTGCAAAGAAACTACAACACCTATTAACTTAAATCATGGTTAcgttaaaaattactaaaataaacctattataggactcaaaagtgattacaaatataagaaaactaatgtcgaacaaaggttatgattcacaacacttgtcaggacaacttaattaacaaatcaaactgtaaccaaaataagaccctagaatggcagagaatgaccttgagtggagtcacgcacttgtgaacaactacagttgtgtgtagggttaaaggtacctttgactgttaacaaacactccccttttccactcaagtcactctccccgcctatcccaagtaacccataaagaattacacaacaagagatgtggacggctcgaacgccacgtgcacactgaagccaacacgagatcgagcgacgtcatatccatcacagactactatttccaacactaaacggcgataacgaACCTACTTAAAATATCACAGCTGTCAGTTCTAAACACACCTTTAATATACGCTGCCTAAAAACAGGTTGACACACTGATATAAACAcaaaggaataaaaataaaacaagagaaCATGCTACACTGCTACACGACCAATAGGTAAATATTCTGGCTGTAACGTACAAAGTTTCGtcgtaaaaatgaaaataaaatgactcCACGTGAATTTGACCAAAACAGCTGGAGGACGTTGCTTCAGGCTGTATTCATATAAACTacgagtttttatttattttctttattcccTACGCTCTGAAATACAGAATTTTGGACTATGAACGATACAATAATATTGGAGATGTAGAACTTTTTTAGTACATTtagacaataattttattggtACTAGTATCTATTGAATTTTAtgatgtactagctgacgcggcgcggtttcacccgcgtggtttccgttcccgtaggaatatggggataatatatagcctatagccttcctcgataaatgggctatctaacactaaaagaatttttcaaatcggttcagtagttcctgagattagcgcgttcaatcaaacaaacaaacaaacaaactcttcagctttataatattagtatagattcaagtgattaatttattttattatttacgagtGATCGCCCGCAACTCTATGAACCATGGaatccatagattttttcgagatgaaaatgtgtgtttttattaaatttatatttttactagcggacgcccgcgactttgtccacgaggcagtcaatgtaaactttcaacccctatgtcaccactttagggattgaatttaaattattctggaaattcattatatttcgcattttttcataatttatgaacatatatttttgtacggAATTTATACGTAATAGAATAATAAACAGGTAcccacacttacacacaaaaggGATTGCCCATCCCCGACCCAGACCCATCCTAACTTaacgttttcttgtttgttaagcaacagaaaaaaataatacaaaaaaaaaatacagctacaaatgttacttcgccgctttggtacatcGACGAACATTTTGCCTGAGAAGAGTGatgacaaaaatgaaattttcttcaaaaaacatactttcattaagccaattattttaCCAGATctataattatacattatattatcacCCCCATATATTTTTGTACGAGGGTACACCTgctcccctagccaagtggtacgtcgattctcttactACGATcgctgacgcttcgaaaactagaaagatgtatgggaatgacatttgctatcgataggtcacgtgatctgtcatttccatacatttttctagttaacgaagcgttagcgatcgtagaaagagaatcgacgtgccactttgcCATTtcggctatataatattagtgtgcttTAAATTGCCTCATTGATCCCATCCATGATTTGTAGTTACGGATGATATGGTTCAGGGTTCAATTCCTGGCTCAgcccaacaaaaaaaaagaaaaattttcttGCAAGAAAAATTTCAAGTTTCAAGGATATTGGTGGTGTTGGTATACCCAGTTCCTCAGAGAGCTCTCTACAACCAAATGTTGTATACATAGTCTTTACATAAGTAAGGAatacattaggtaggtacttgttcGTTGCGTCGCGCAGTCGGGCATTAAGCAGCCTCCTACCTACAGCCTAGGTCGAACAAGAGAGACtagtttcataaaatatttgtaaggaTTCTATATGCACGGTAAAATAGGCTTGTACACTgtttccgatttgaaaaaatacgtataATATTGCAAAAGTTTAATTAGAACTTGATACGGGgaattaatcattatcaacccataattgacggccgcgtggcgcagtgggtagtgaccctgctttctgcatccaggggttcgattcccacaactggaaaatatttgtctgatgagcatgagtgttttccagtgtctgtgtgtatttatacattatataagtatttatatgtagtatataattgctataaattaaataggtataagACGATAGTATTATATTAGACAAATGAAACTATGTGTTGCTCTGAAAACAGAATTATTTATTCCTTAGTATTATTACAATGATTAGACTAATACGCAATATTTATGAACACATTAACTCACCTGAAAACAGAAAAACGACATTAAATGTTCCTTATTTGTCTTggtgtaattaaatagtttcgaaataaaaagaaataacctcTAACGACCGAAAAACTTTACGCTTTTTTCCCTCTTAAAAGTGACAGAtgacatttgacaaatataatatagtgtcaTCTGTCAATGTCACTGATCACAGACAGTCGATAGACGCGCCAAATTTAAATagggtatacctacatacatggtATACCCTTACATCTCCCCCCCTTAGGTAAGTACATTCCCGAAGATCCTCTTCTTCTCCAACATTAATGCTTCAATCCTCACTTTCACCTGGTATGGGGACAGGAACAAGCTTTGTAACATGAAACAGGCTTGACTCTGACCTTCTATGACCTGTATTAATCTTGTACATAGATTCTGATAGTTTTtcttcaattttaaatggaCCAATCCTCACTTCATCCAACTTTCTTCTATTTAGCTTATGACCATTTTCAACATATACCATATcccctattttaaaattatagtttgttctatttttatcaaatatcattttattatattgatgtGACTTAATTGTTCTTTCTAATGCAATTTTCCTGTCTTTAATCCAGTCACCTGATTGTTTTTCTAGTTTAAGTTCATCTGGTATGAGTGAAACGTCAGTGCCATCCAATAGGTATTTTGGTGCAAAACCCGTTATTGAATGTTccgtattattatatttatccaaACAATTATGAGCAATAGTCGTCCATGctttagtattttgtttttcatttatcttgcatcttattttatttacaagtgtTTGGTTTAGTCTTTCGTTAAGTCCATTAGAAAACGGTGAATTTACTGCAGTGAATATCAGAGCGattgatttttcatttaaaaacattttaaattcttttgaaTTAATTCCAGGATGTTGGTCACTAAGCACCATCCTTATTTCACTACAATTAGGTACCTTGTTGAcaagttttataaaatcatttgCACTCTGTGTCTTTGAGGTTACTATATAACCATATCGAGTGAAATGGTCGACTAAAAGGTGTAAATATCTTTTCGTTGAACGAGTCCCACCAAATCCTCCAATCGTATCTATCGAGACAATTTCAAATGGTTTTGTGGGAGGGCCTAAGCATGACATTAAACCATATTTAGCTTGTCCTCTTGTCTTATTCTTAATAcatatttcacactttttacaTAAAGCAGTAATATTTCTAGTTAAATTCTTTGCCGTATAAAACTTTcctattttattttgcatttgTTTTATACCTATATGACACATATTGTCatgtattaatttcataaacttTATACTGAATTCTTCTGACAGTAGTATTTTTTCTTggttttttattcgtttataatatatattatttttatatgttaaattgttcttatatttttgaatattctcATTTTTCTCTTGATCTGTTAATATATCACTCAAagatattaagtttattatttttaattgttcatGTATATCTTTATTCGCTTCTAATACAGGGTTTCTGCTCAAACAATCTGCCTCTAAGTTTTCTTTTCCTGgtgcatattttatttcaaagtcaTATTGTGATAAATAATAGGATAATTCTCCTAGCTCTTCATCTGttcttgattttatatttaagttttccAATGGTTTGTGGTCGGAATACACTCTGAAATGTTTGCCTATCAACCAGTACTGCCAGTATCTTATTGCTTCTTTAATAGCTAAGCATTCTAAGTATAtagctttctttttcttttgggattcatttaattttttcgagAAATATGCTACAggtttttctttaccgtttaaCTGGATCTGCTTCAACACAGCTCCAATGCCTTGTAATGATGCATCCGTGTATATGTTTATTGGCAAGTCTTGATcaaaaatttccaaaattggTTGTGAGCATAGTAGTTGTTTTATCTTCTCAAAGGATTCTTGACATTCTATTGACCAAATGAACTTTTGATTTTTCCTTAGTAGATTATGTAGAGGCTCTAAAATTATTGAACCATTAGGTATGTACTCATGGTAGAAATTTATTTTCCCTAGAAGTTGTCTAATATTTTTCTGATTCTTTGGTGTTGGGAAATCCCTAATTGAAACAAGATTGTCTCTTACTGGTCTTACTGTGTTATCTTGTATTATATGTCCAAGATACTTTACTGAATTTGTTGCAAATCGACATTTTGTAAACTTAAGCCGAAAACCTTCCTTTTGTATTGCTTCTAAAAGCTGTGATAAGTGATTTATGTGGTCTTcatatgattttgaaaataacaaaatatcgtCAATGAAATTTACTGCAAAATCTGTTAATTTGTGTTTTCTAAGTATGTTGCTCAATATTCTTTGGAATATGGCTGGAGAAGTTTTCAAACCGAACGGTAAGCATGTCCATTGGTAATGACCTTCATTAGTAACAAATGCAACTTTCTTTCTATCCTCAATTCGCAAGGGAATAGACCAAAATGCTGAGTTTATATCCAAAGTTGAGAAGTACTTACAATTTCTGGTTTTTGTTACTAAGTCCTCAATCAAAGGAAATGGTTGAGCTTGCGGTATCACCACTTTATTTAACTCTCTGAAATCAATACACAATCTAGTTTTTTTGTTGTCTTCTTTTTTGAAAGCTAAGGTTACTGGTGCTGCAAATGGACTGTATGATTCTTCTATAAGATTTCTTTCAAGCAATTGTCTTACTTGATTTTCTATCTCTAACCTGTCTTGTATTGAACATCTGTACGGTCTTTTACTAAAGTATTTGTCCACAAGTAGATCAATGCGTGCTTCATAATCTTTTACTGTGCCAATATCATACTTATCCTTTGCAAAgcatgatttatatttatcaatcagtttatttatttctgatTTTTGTTGACTATTTAAATGACTCAAATCCATTGTAAATTCTTGTTCTTTGAtatgttcattgaaattcacAGTATTGAATACCTTTTTATATCCATTTTCATTACTATTGTTTACTAAGCATGGTTCGTCAATTGTAGAATTGTCTTTAGATTTCTGTTTGATTTCCAAATTTTCATTCTGGATTAAATTAAACTCTTTTATAATATCAAGTCCAATAAGAAAATCATATTTGAAGTCTTTTCCATCTACAATATAAACCtcaatttttttctctttattgaatattttaatcttGATTGTTGTTGAACCTTTTGTCTTTTTAACaccattaattgttattaggtttgtattattgtattttctttttttcttcgtTATTCTCAATAATTCagaatttattaatgaaacattAGAGCCGGAATCATATATGCCCAATATGTCTAGTTTATCCTCTAATGTTAGTTTCACTTTAATTAATGGTGTTAATAATCGTTTTTTGGCTCATTATCATTTAATTCAACATCTAATATGTTGTTATTTACATTCTTACTATAGTGTCTCCTGTTCTCGTGGTTATCAGTTTGTTGTTTAAACCAGCATTTTTCTTCTAAGTGGAAACGGGTACCTTTATTAAGCTTTTCACATAATTTACAAGGCTTAATTTTATCActctttactttattttctaaaatatttctcttgaatttattgtaattgtttttattgacTGTTTGTTCATGTTTACCAATTTCATTGAAAAGATTTGCAGTGGATGTTATAGATTCCCTGTTCATTTTGAACATTATATAATCCGGTAGACCCATAACAATAAGATTAATCAATGTCTGTGTgtcaatttctttatttatttctagtaataatctttctttttttgtgGCATAATCCAGTAACGAACCTCCTTGAAACTTAAATGTAAATGCATATTTAATTTGTGACCAACCCGGGTTACCATATGTTTCACAGAAATTAGTTTTCCATGTATCCCATCCTgcgtttattgaaaattttattaacatactaGTATACCAATCCAGACACCTACATTCAAGTAAATGCTTTAAAGTCTCGATTTTTTCTGCATCCTTTATTATATCAAAACGTAGACATTCACTCTCAAATTCACCGACCCATTGGTTAACATTTGATGTTTTTCCTGAAAACTTCTCGAGTAAAAATCTTTCTGCTAATTTtcctaaatttttattttcattacctatCTCTGTATTATTATCTGAAAGCTTCGATTCTTGTGTAATTTCGTTTAAATACTGATCCCCAAATTGtacattatcaccatcatccaGGTAAATTGTTCTCAAGTCTTGGGTTAAGGGGATCCATATTTTCCTTGACTGATGTCTCTTTTTTAGAGaattcttgattttggtgaAAATATCTGTTGTAGTTATAGCAGTGTGCTTGCTCGCAGGCTTCAAATCGTCGGGAATGTCAAATACATGTCCATCAGGTGTTTCGATTGAAGTTATGCAAATTATATTAGATTTGCTATCCGATGCTGCTAATACTGCAAACGTGAATCGTAACTTTTCCATTTTTCGTCTTCAATAATGTCGTTTTATAAGACGATAGTATTATATTAGACAAATGAAACTATGTGTTGCTCTGAAAACAGAATTATTTATTCCTTAGTATTATTACAATGATTAGACTAATACGCAATATTTATGAACACATTAACTCACCTGAAAACAGAAAAACGACATTAAATGTTCCTTATTTGTCTTggtgtaattaaatagtttcgaaataaaaagaaataacctcTAACGACCGAAAAACTTTACGCTTTTTTCCCTCTTAAAAGTGACAGAtgacatttgacaaatataatatagtgtcaTCTGTCAATGTCACTGATCACAGACAGTCGATAGACGCGCCAAATTTAAATagggtatacctacatacatggtATACCCTTACATAGGTACACAAGCTACTCTAAatacttactttggggctagatagtgatgtgtattgtttaagtatatttataaaaaaacaaaaaaaaaaattggctcactgcttggcagacttcacacacgcaaagaattaagaaaattttctggtatgcaggtttcctcacgatgttttttttttcctttaccgtttgagataggtacgttatatttaatttcttaaaatactcataactgaaaagttggaggtggatgccccagaccggatttgaacccacaccctccggaatcggaagctaAGGTCATATGTTTgaggtaaatttatttttaattatctattcgcaatctaaatatataaaactcaaagggaCGCAaagcccaaaccactgaacggatcgggctgaaatttggcatgcaggtagatgttatgacgtaggcatctactaagaaaagattttgatcaattctaccccaaggggataaaatagaggttgaaagtttacatcgaatttcgtgcggacgaaatcgcgggcgcccgctagttacTTACAAAGTatcagtaataataattgtattattgacCATATTAAGTGACGGATAGTCTACATCTAGCGAAAAGCAGGATATCACGGGAGGAAGCGGTTTAGAATTATCAGAATTATTTGTAGTGGAGTCAGTGGAGTGGCAGTGACCGTCcactgatgtgatgatgataatgattataacgATGATGAAATAATGAATGTCTAAAGACTATCAAATTTGGACTAATTTACGCGCAATTATGCAAAACGGTGTTTACGACTATAGTCATATATCGATACGTTTACAATTTTATCGGATTCAGATCGAGTGCAGTGCACAACCGCTCCCAGACCGCTCAAGTGGTAAATTTCACTTGTACGAGAAACATTTACGGCTTTCTTAAGACATTACGCTACACTCCTCGTATGTGCTACGTCGATATAACACAACAAAGATACACTGCtttgaaaataaagaatttctCAAGATAAAAAGGCTGGCGCTTGGTTATAATCACGCGcgatggaaaattaaaaaaatcgaaatatacCAGTGAACGTAACTTAGAAAACCGTTAAATAAACTTCATCAGGTATTTAAGCGCTGATTTTTTCAGAATAAaatctcattatcatcatcatatcagccgacggacgtccactgcaggacataggccttttataaggacttccaaacatcacttactgagccgcctgcatccagcgaatccctccgactcgcttgatatcgtcagtccaccagatggggggtcgaccaacactgcgttttctaatACGAGGTcgacattccagcactttgggaccccaacgtccatcggctcttcgaactatgtgccccgccc includes:
- the LOC128198572 gene encoding uncharacterized protein LOC128198572; the encoded protein is MEKLRFTFAVLAASDSKSNIICITSIETPDGHVFDIPDDLKPASKHTAITTTDIFTKIKNSLKKRHQSRKIWIPLTQDLRTIYLDDGDNVQFGDQYLNEITQESKLSDNNTEIGNENKNLGKLAERFLLEKFSGKTSNVNQWVGEFESECLRFDIIKDAEKIETLKHLLECRCLDWYTSMLIKFSINAGWDTWKTNFCETYGNPGWSQIKYAFTFKFQGGSLLDYATKKERLLLEINKEIDTQTLINLIVMGLPDYIMFKMNRESITSTANLFNEIGKHEQTVNKNNYNKFKRNILENKVKSDKIKPCKLCEKLNKGTRFHLEEKCWFKQQTDNHENRRHYSKNVNNNILDVELNDNEPKNDY